The DNA window TGGTGGAGCGGTACGACGAGAAGATCGTTTTCGCGGGCGCGGCCAACCTCGCCGGAGCCGACTTCTCCATCGGCCTCCGCGACGTGCTGGAGGCGCTGGAGGAGCAGGTCGTGCTCATGCGGCTGCTCGGCGAGACCTCCCCCGACACCCCGTCCGCGCTCACCGTACGGATCGGCTCGGAAAACCCCTACCTCCAGGGCACATCCGTGGTCGCAACCGGATACGGTCTTGGCGACAACCAACTGGCCCGGCTCGGTGTGCTGGGTCCCACCAGGATGGACTATCCCGTGACGATGGGCGCCGTGCGCGCGGTGGCTCGCTACGTCAGCCAGATCCTGGCTGCATCATAAGAGGTCGATAAGTGGCAAACAGCGACTACTACGCCACCCTCGGGGTGCGGCGTGACGCGAGTCAGGACGAGATCAAGAAGGCATACCGCCGGCTCGCCCGCGAGTTGCACCCCGACGTGAACCCCGATCCTGACACCCAGGAGCGGTTCAAGGAGATCACGCAGGCCTACGAGGTGCTGTCCGACCCCAACAAGCGCCAGATGTACGACCTGGGGGGCGACTCCACCTTCGCCGGCGCGGGAGCGGGCGCCGGGGGCTTCGGCGCGGGCTTCCCGTTCAGCGACATCATGGACGCCTTCTTCGGCACCGCCGCCGGCGCCCGCGGCCCGCGCTCGCGCGCCCGGCGTGGCCGCAACGCCACCATCAGGGTCGAGCTCGACCTGCGCGAGACGGCGTTCGGCACCACCCGCGAGCTGGTCGTCGACACCGCCGTGGTGTGCGAGGTCTGCCACGGCGCCGGCGCCTCGCCCGGCACCCACCCCGACACCTGCGACATGTGCAGCGGGCGTGGCGAGATCTCCCAGGTCACCCGCTCGTTCCTGGGCCAGGTCATGACCTCGCGGCCGTGCCCGCAGTGCGGCGGCTTCGGCACCATCATCCGCCACCCCTGCCAGGAGTGCTCCGGCGACGGCCGGGTGCGCACCCGCCGCACCATCAAGGTCCGCATCCCCGCGGGCGTCGAGGACGGCACCCACATCCAGCTCGCCGGAGAGGGCGAGGTCGGTCCCGGCGGCGGCCCGCCCGGAGACCTGTTCCTGGAGATCGTCGAGCGGGCCCACGAGATCTTCGAACGGCGCGGCGACGACCTCCACTGCACCGTCCAGCTCCCGATGACGGCCGCCGCGCTCGGCACCGTCCTCGCGGTCGAGACGCTCGACGGCACCGAGGAGGTCGACGTCC is part of the Nonomuraea coxensis DSM 45129 genome and encodes:
- the dnaJ gene encoding molecular chaperone DnaJ, translating into MANSDYYATLGVRRDASQDEIKKAYRRLARELHPDVNPDPDTQERFKEITQAYEVLSDPNKRQMYDLGGDSTFAGAGAGAGGFGAGFPFSDIMDAFFGTAAGARGPRSRARRGRNATIRVELDLRETAFGTTRELVVDTAVVCEVCHGAGASPGTHPDTCDMCSGRGEISQVTRSFLGQVMTSRPCPQCGGFGTIIRHPCQECSGDGRVRTRRTIKVRIPAGVEDGTHIQLAGEGEVGPGGGPPGDLFLEIVERAHEIFERRGDDLHCTVQLPMTAAALGTVLAVETLDGTEEVDVRPGTQSGQVITMFGRGVQRLNESGRGDLLIHVNVETPSKLDTQQEDLLRELARLRGEERPPGKFAPGQQGFFSRLRDAFNGR